The Aythya fuligula isolate bAytFul2 chromosome 1, bAytFul2.pri, whole genome shotgun sequence nucleotide sequence TCTCCAGGGCTTTTTCCCTGGCTTTAACGGGTGCCTTCTCCTGCCCGATGACCTTAGTGCTCAGGGTGAGTAGAAAACCTGGCAACCTTTTCAAACTTTGCTTACCAAACGCAGGGAATCCCTCTCCTCCTCGGTGCTGGAGGAGCACGGAAGGTTTGCTTACACCTCTCGGGAATGTGAGTTCTCACCGTGGCTGTATCTGTCCTCTCGTGGAGGAGACTCAGCGTTGACCTTGCCTTTCTTCCCTGTAGCTATCAGTGCTTTTTTGGGATCGGTGCTGCGCTATTGCTCTTCTTGTCCCGTGCAGCATGGATATTTCTTCGCAGCTCTTCTCTTGGctctctttctctgctgctttataTTTCCTAGAGGGGACAGAAACCTTCGTAATAACACCAAAACTACTTAAAACAGCTCATTTGTATGCTTTGCTTGTTACGGGACTACTTGGATGctctttttataaattaaaagatttatcgcaaaaaaagaattttatcatatattttaaaacacagtatgGGATGACTACACAAGGGAAGCatctttttaattacagctcCAAACTAAGCATTTGAGAGTTTTGGCAAATACAAGCTGTCACCCTGTTTGGTCTTTTATTACTTGTGTGTTTTCTAGAGCACGCTGTAATTACAAGGTGCCTGCACCTGAGAGCTTGGCTTTGGTTAGAGGCATGGGGAGAGCAGTGGGATGTGTCCTTTCATTGAGACTTCCCATTGCGAAGGAATGTGTGGTAAATCCTTTTCCAGCAGGTCCTGCCCACGAAAAGGAGTTGCTGAGGCATTAATGCTGTGAGAATGGAACTGGAAATAGAGATCGGGGATGAATAAAATAGTTCAGAGCTCTGTTTCGCTATGAGTTATCAAGGATCATGGGCAGTTGTTCTTTGAAATATGCCAAGTTTGTGCTGAATAGCTCAATGATAACGTTCACTTGGCTACTTATAAATTATTGTGGGAGAAAATGGAAGTTTTTACGTGATTAGAGACTCACCTTTGTCTTTGCATGTAGAATAAAAAAGCTCTGTAGTTGAAGAACTTCGGAAATGCGTTCCCTAAGTTGTTACcgtctttattttctttcctaggaTACGATGGAGCTCCTGGAGGAAGACCTCACCTGTCCCATTTGCTGCAGCCTGTTTGATGACCCTCGCGTCCTGCCCTGCTCGCACAACTTCTGCAGGAAGTGTCTGGAAGGCATCCTGGAGGGCAACGTGCGGAACGTGCTGTGGAGGCCGGCCCCTTTCAAGTGCCCCACGTGCCGGAAGGAAACACCCGTGACGGGAGTCACCAGCTTACAGGTCAACTATTCCCTGAAAGGCATCGTGGAGAAGTACAACAAAATCAAGGTGGCTCCCAAAATGCCCGTCTGCAAAGTGCACAGCGGGCAGCCCCTCAACATCTTCTGCCGGACGGACATGCAGCTGATCTGCGGGGTCTGCGCCACCCGCGGCGACCACACGAAGCACGTCTTCTGCTCCATCGAGGAGGCCTACTCCCAGGAGAAGCGGGCTTTCGAAACCCTCTTCCAGGGCTTCGAGACGTGGCGCTGCGGGGACGCGCTCTCCCGCCTGGATACGTTGGAAACCAGTAAGCGCAAAGCCCTGCAGATGCTGACCAAGGATTCCGACAAGGTGAAGGAGTTCTTCGAGAAGCTGCAGCACACGCTGGAGCAGAAGCGCAACGAGATCCTCTCCGACTTCGAGACCATGAAGCTCGCCGTGATGCAGGCCTACGACCCGGAGATCAACAAGCTGAACGccatcctgcaggagcagcgGATGGCTTTCAACATCGCCGAGGCCTTCAAGGACGTGTCCGAGCCCATCATTTTCCTGCAGCAGATGCAGGAGTTCAGGGAAAAAATCAAGGTGCTCAAAGAAACCCCGCTACCTTGTTCCAACGTGGACGTCAGCCCTACGATGAAAAGCTTCGACACCAGCCAGTGGAACGGGATCAAACTGATTGACGTGGACAAACTGGCCTTGCCTCAGGAAAACAGCACCCTGAAACTGAAGATCCCCTCGGTCTTCTCGCGCCGGTTGATAGTAACCACTCTTATTTGCTTGCTGCTTCTTGCTGTCACCCGAATGTCCTTCGTGGAGTCTGTCGTTGACAATCTCCAGGGCTGGAAGTCTCAGCTCTTTACAATTAGCTTATCTTATTTGGCAGATACGGTGGAGATAGCAGATCACGCCGTCTTTTACTGGGAGCAGATGACAGATGGAGCTTCGCTTCTGAGGGAAAAGTGTAAAAACTACACGTTGGTCGTACTGGATAACGTGGCGCAGTTCGTCTGCAAATATAAACTGTTGTGAAGCCCCTACCGAAATGTAGGAAGTAAAAGAGATCGGGTGAAGGAAACGTAAAGCTTTGTAAAACGaattgtgcttttttaaaaggcttCCAGTGAAAACACTCAAAATGTTCTGATTCAAAATGTTGAGGGATGGGTCAAAATGTTTCCGCGATGGTCGTGTAGTTTGAGCGCTGCTGACCTGGAAGGTGAAGGggagctttggaaaaaaaaaatcaggattctTGTTGTAGTGGTGATGAGGGGAATGTTCctcattttaaatcattttccttACAGAAACATAGGGCTGAACTTAGGGGGATGGTAATGTATTTGTAGAATTACCATTAGGTAATGGCTGTCGTTTACATGTTCTGTCCAAAAACCTATCTCCAGGGCAAGCAGCTTGAATAAATCCTAGGGGTACAGAGAATCCAGCTGAGGCTGCTGAGAGGAGAGCAAGCTGCGTGCTCGCAGTTTGCTTTTCCAGCGTGAAATTGTCGGGGGGGGCGAGCTGTCTTGGTAGAGCCACCTTGCTTTGAAGCCACAACTCCTTAAAAAGCATCTTTCAAGCAAACAGCTCGGTGTGGGGAGAGGCAGGCCTGTGGTGTAGCCCCGCAAAAGTGGCAGCGGATTTCTCCTCTCTGTCGATCCAGCTTGGTATTCCAAGAGCCAGGAAAGTGTGTGTAACGCCCCGGGGGTGTGGGAGTCGTGCTTGGAAGGGCTTCAGCCCTGGAAGGGGTGTAGGCTTTGCTGCTGGTACCGGGTTTTCGTGCACCTTGTTTCAGGAATTAATTGAACTGAAATAACTTTCCGAGTGCGTCGGCTTGGCCGTGGGGTAACGCTGATTTCAAGTGAGCTGGAAGCTTGAGTTCCCCGAAGTGCCCTTCGTTGAGAGCACACGATCCGGAAATACATTGCCTGAAGTCCATCCAGTCTGTTGTAGTCCTTCCAGTAGTCCTTGCAGGCGGCTcgtttcaaaaataaaatgcaaaattccaAGAATTGGAGTCTCCAAGCAACCGAGCCCTGCAAACAAACCGCTGGTACGCCGTATTTACAGCGTTGTTGCCCGGGGAGCCCGTGGCTGCTCCACACCTCGCTCCAAACACTCGCAGCAAGCGGCGAATGCTTCGTGCAGCTGTGGATGGCTCGTGCTTTAGGAAAGATCCAGCCGCAGGCGCGGAGAGCAGAGCGTCCTCATAATCCCTGAGGGGCTGAGGCGGCAATGAGCAGTCGGGAGGTGGTCGCCCTGAGCGTGGGAGGTGTGAGGTTTGTAACCCGGGCGTCCACCTTGCGGCAGTTCCCTGAGTCCAGGCTGGCGCGGATGTTGAGCGAAGACGACGAGGAATTTCAGCTGGTGGACGGGGAGTTTTTCGTGGACAGGGACGGAGCGTTGTTCGCTTACATCCTGGACTTCCTGAGGACCCTGCAGGTCTCTCTGCCCGCTGATTTTTCCGACTTGGAGAGGCTGCGCAGAGAAGCGGAGTTCTATCAGCTCCAGCCGCTGGCTGAGCtcctgggccaggagcagctgctgaagccACGGCCGGAGATGCTGGAGGTGCGTTTCTTCCTCCGGGAAAACCAGGCTTTTTTCCGCATCTTcggttcctgcagcagcaccgtgGAGAGGCTCGCCGAGCAGATCACCGTGTTCACGGCGCAGAGGTGGAGCAGcccttttccttctcagcaGCCGCTCGTTCCCCTTCCCTCGGAAAGACCTTCTCATCACGACCTGGTTTTTCAGTGTGGAACTGAATATGTCGCCGGCGACCAGCTTGTGGCCAGGTACTCTCCGTAGTGGGACTTCTCCGTGGGGAAAGGCCTTCAGGACTTCTAGTCCACAGAGTACGCGCTTGTTTTAAAGACACTATGGGACAACTGTCTgagagaaatgaacaaaaatccTTCTTTCTGTACTTTTAATTTGATATTTCTCCAGTTCTGAAGTGCCCAGTTGAATTTCTGTTAGGCTGATTTgcctgttcttaaaaataatcgctacttttaaaaatcctgttcTCAGTGTTTGTCCCTCTGTTTTGTTGggtctttctctctccttccctccgTGCTCTCTCTGCCAGGCTTTAGGATTTCGTGGCATCGGTGACCTCCTaggaaacatgaaaaacacagagtgaaatgaagggaaggaaacaaaataaggaGTGAGGTGCAGGAGAAAGCTGAAATCCACTGCCTTGTGGTCCTGTAGCCTTCAATATCAAAAAAAAGAATGGCTGAACAGGGTTGAAAACACTGACAGAACCGAGGTTCAGGGGCTGGAAAGCTTTTGTAGAGCCTTTTAAcagtggggagggagaagggggagatCATTAGCTGCGTGCTGCGCAGTGGGTTTTCATTGAAATCAGAGCCAGGTTCGGTTTTTATTAAGACTCCTCCAAATCAGGGAGTTTTGGGATAGCCGCAGCGTATTCTGCTGAAAACGTAGAGTTTTTAAACAAGCTCTTGCTGGATGTCTCCATCGTATGGAGCCGCGTTCTTACTGGCTAAGAAAACGTAACCTCATTTGTCCTCTGCGACTGTTAGAACATCTGGAACTTTATGGAAATTTCACTGAAACCGTGCCAAGAGGGTTATTCTCTCGGAATATCTGAATTAACACTGCACTCCTTTGATTACCGAGtttatcttccttcctttcagctCTCTGTAGCCGAGcgaggggagggaagagggagaacTACTTTGCATTTGTGCAGCAAGGCGTCTTCACGTGCCAGCccttaattttgtaattttggaAACGGTTTTACAGGACTAGCAGTTGGCCGGGTAGGTTCCGACAGCTTGAGTAGTGGGAAAAATATCCCCA carries:
- the TRIM13 gene encoding E3 ubiquitin-protein ligase TRIM13, which codes for MTLVLRDTMELLEEDLTCPICCSLFDDPRVLPCSHNFCRKCLEGILEGNVRNVLWRPAPFKCPTCRKETPVTGVTSLQVNYSLKGIVEKYNKIKVAPKMPVCKVHSGQPLNIFCRTDMQLICGVCATRGDHTKHVFCSIEEAYSQEKRAFETLFQGFETWRCGDALSRLDTLETSKRKALQMLTKDSDKVKEFFEKLQHTLEQKRNEILSDFETMKLAVMQAYDPEINKLNAILQEQRMAFNIAEAFKDVSEPIIFLQQMQEFREKIKVLKETPLPCSNVDVSPTMKSFDTSQWNGIKLIDVDKLALPQENSTLKLKIPSVFSRRLIVTTLICLLLLAVTRMSFVESVVDNLQGWKSQLFTISLSYLADTVEIADHAVFYWEQMTDGASLLREKCKNYTLVVLDNVAQFVCKYKLL
- the KCNRG gene encoding potassium channel regulatory protein — translated: MSSREVVALSVGGVRFVTRASTLRQFPESRLARMLSEDDEEFQLVDGEFFVDRDGALFAYILDFLRTLQVSLPADFSDLERLRREAEFYQLQPLAELLGQEQLLKPRPEMLEVRFFLRENQAFFRIFGSCSSTVERLAEQITVFTAQRWSSPFPSQQPLVPLPSERPSHHDLVFQCGTEYVAGDQLVARYVSIQPDTRKLINGVNVLGLLVDTFLKDGFRLVSTRTVSSEEKVECYSFERLQRPAGLAVAVSQSPGSSGAAQGKRSHTQKGK